In Plasmodium malariae genome assembly, chromosome: 11, the following proteins share a genomic window:
- the SRP68 gene encoding signal recognition particle subunit SRP68, putative, producing MESVENVSNDKIKENGEVMPHGGVSLNEVIESVCTVTPSEDGKREGKVRSKEKMMKRLTKDKVCFDIFSYLRHIYKKYGLYDEEIERFLLFVKKRRAKLKKKVLCKVKKIENKYLTKVYETDIEDEKYFELLLLDVEACRCRYIQIKTHVNELKIPYRSKYRYIRRIRRALDKVKFLGTLVNKNSVDANTELQVKCYQTYIEISYLLEMKKYEECILKVEEFTKLIKLIKRITLNMFTNINKERNEEVGITDGIGNIGGGGGVNQISTNENSKSKVVERSIKHTFDGMEKNELMIKSNVLIEEEKRIEQIFDYFISTVNSYERICTYNLKKNKSSNFNEKRQDENLAEEVNNITEIKMSEDTTTCGSKLEIHCIDNVITIKLKCSIFEIKDCEHNSSSNRSSNNSGSSIASVLRIKNILEGLKSVVQDEEFTTLNVDVNIKDITRDDNFPLFKFLKELDINFTINEYRSIFGKYFECLSVVHEQLIKSTNENNKLSNDDRLMEKIWTELENYLLSQKLYIDTERILLVLMKNFYHVYTKSGSKNISFVNKKTLKDIVDEMPELHTNIIRYADILKQNIEELKNLENNDSFINIFQIIKNVKSLCLACYYAMNNKNAEAHVLFDLIKTRNYIYIKLNSMQIYNNSLFRVSVLFNNLQNLVSIINEIYYFRHLAIYALQVKTKSLANEHNLFYLDNSFFQRKMSYISLNPLHIDMTQMCCEDSLLNPDLQKEEKSSGIRGLLWSFWK from the coding sequence ATGGAATCTGTGGAGAACGTTTcgaatgataaaattaaagaaaatggTGAGGTAATGCCACATGGTGGAGTAAGCCTAAACGAAGTGATAGAATCTGTGTGCACTGTTACACCTAGTGAGGATGGGAAAAGGGAGGGGAAAGTAAggagtaaagaaaaaatgatgaaaaggCTGACAAAAGATAAAGTAtgttttgatattttttcatatctaaggcatatatataagaagtACGGTTTGTATGATGAAGAAATAGAAAGATTTTTGTTGTTTGTTAAGAAAAGGAgagcaaaattaaaaaaaaaggttttatgtaaagtgaaaaaaatagaaaataaatatttaactaaGGTATACGAAACAGATATAGAGGATgagaaatattttgaattgtTACTGTTAGATGTTGAAGCTTGTAGATGtagatatatacaaataaagaCACATGTAAACGAATTAAAGATTCCATATAGATCTAAATACAGGTATATAAGACGAATAAGAAGAGCTTTAGATAAAGTCAAATTTTTAGGTACACttgtaaataaaaactcGGTTGATGCAAATACAGAATTGCAAGTAAAATGTTATCAAacatatattgaaatatctTACCTTCtagaaatgaaaaagtatGAAGAGTGCATTTTAAAAGTGGAAGAGTTTACAAAACTTATAAAGTTAATAAAGCGAATTACGCTTAACATGTTTACAAATATTAACAAGGAAAGAAACGAAGAAGTGGGTATAACTGATGGGATTGGAAATATTGGAGGAGGGGGTGGAGTTAACCAAATTAGTACAAACGAAAATAGTAAAAGTAAAGTAGTAGAACGTAGTATTAAACACACCTTTGATGGAATGGAAAAAAACGAGTTGATGATAAAGAGCAACGTACTTATTgaagaggaaaaaaggatagaacaaatatttgattattttatatcaacTGTTAACTCATATGaacgtatatgtacatataatttaaaaaaaaataaatcaagcaattttaatgaaaaaaggcAGGATGAAAACTTAGCTGAAGAAGTAAATAACATtacagaaataaaaatgagtGAGGACACAACTACTTGTGGCTCAAAGCTGGAAATTCACTGTATCGACAATGTAATaacaattaaattaaaatgtagtatatttgaaataaagGATTGTGAACATAATAGTAGTTCTAACAgaagtagtaataatagtggAAGTAGCATTGCGAGTgtattaagaataaaaaatattttggaaGGTTTGAAAAGCGTCGTGCAAGATGAGGAGTTCACAACATTAAATGTAGACGTTAACATAAAAGATATTACTAGAGACGATAATTTTCCacttttcaaatttttaaaagaattggatataaattttactatAAATGAGTATAGAAGTATTTTTGGGAAATATTTCGAATGCTTGTCAGTAGTACATGAACAGTTAATTAAATCaactaatgaaaataataaattatcaaaTGATGACAGACTGatggaaaaaatatggaCAGAActagaaaattatttactttcacaaaaattatatatagatacaGAAAGGATACTCCTAGTATtgatgaaaaatttttatcatgtATACACAAAGAGTggttcaaaaaatatttcatttgttaataaaaagacGTTAAAGGATATTGTAGATGAAATGCCAGAActacatacaaatattattagaTATGCTGATATactaaaacaaaatattgaagaattaaaaaatttagaaaataatgacagttttattaatatatttcaaataataaaaaatgttaagtCTTTATGTCTAGCTTGTTATTATgctatgaataataaaaatgcagAAGCCCATGTATTATTTgatttaattaaaactagaaattatatatatattaaacttaacagtatgcaaatatataataactcCCTATTTCGTGTATCCgtactttttaataatttacaaaatttagtttcaattattaatgaaatatattactttagACATTTGGCCATATATGCATTACAAGTAAAAACCAAATCATTAGCAAACgaacataatttattctatttagataattctttttttcaacgCAAAATGAGTTATATATCGTTGAATCCATTGCATATTGATATGACGCAAATGTGTTGTGAAGATTCATTACTTAACCCCGATCTGCAAAAGGAGGAAAAATCATCGGGCATTAGAGGACTTCTATGGTCCTTCTGGAAATAG
- the PmUG01_11041800 gene encoding nascent polypeptide-associated complex subunit alpha, putative: MQDEKANSKDEISSGSSYEENDENINILNPPNRTKMSKGERRARKMLVKLGLKPITNVHKVIIKKSHKMIFAVSNVEVYKIEGTESYVIFGDAKTDDITNSINNLLPENMPKDSDIPVESDMNFDTVEKSEEKTQYLDEQKVGDVSQEDIELIMSQTKCSRDTAISVLRKNNNDLVQSIMELSG, encoded by the exons ATGCAAGACGAAAAAGCAAATTCGAAAGATGAAATATCTTCAGGTTCGTCATATGaagaaaatgatgaaaatataaatattttaaatccTCCTAATAGAACAAAAATGAGCAAGGGGGAAAGAAGAGCAAGAAAGATGCTTGTGAAACTTGGGTTAAAACCAATAACAAATGTGCATAAagttatcataaaaaaatcgCACAAGATGATCTTTGCTGTTTCCAATGTAGAAGTTTATAAAATAGAAGGAACAGAATCGTATGTTATATTTGGGGATGCCAAAACGGATGACATAACAAATTCAATCAaca ATCTACTTCCTGAAAATATGCCAAAGGATTCGGATATTCCAGTTGAATCAGACATGAATTTTGACACTGTTGAAAAATCTGAGGAAAAAACACAATATTTGGATGAAC AAAAAGTGGGAGACGTTTCACAGGAGGATATAGAGCTGATTATGTCCCAAACAAAGTGCAGTAGAGATACGGCTATTTCAGTccttagaaaaaataataacgaCCTAGTTCAATCAATTATGGAATTGAGTGGATAA